A region of Paraburkholderia sp. BL23I1N1 DNA encodes the following proteins:
- a CDS encoding BrnA antitoxin family protein: MSTKRKFHIPDAAEDAALTRAAGSDADNLPLTDAQLKRMRPARDALPAMVGEKAAAAVLRGPGRPSMPIDQHKVRTTIRLDPDVIDAFKDTGAGWQSRVNDALREWANSHGMFRGR, from the coding sequence ATGTCGACGAAGCGTAAATTTCATATCCCCGACGCCGCTGAAGATGCGGCGCTCACCAGGGCGGCCGGAAGTGATGCCGATAACCTGCCACTCACGGATGCACAATTGAAGCGCATGCGCCCCGCGCGTGACGCGTTGCCGGCGATGGTCGGCGAAAAGGCAGCGGCCGCTGTGCTGAGAGGTCCCGGCCGTCCGTCGATGCCGATCGACCAGCACAAGGTGCGTACAACGATCCGCCTTGATCCTGACGTGATCGACGCTTTCAAGGACACGGGTGCTGGCTGGCAATCTCGCGTGAATGATGCATTGCGCGAATGGGCAAACTCGCATGGCATGTTCCGCGGTAGGTAA
- a CDS encoding SOS response-associated peptidase family protein codes for MCYSAQIEADYRKYVKMFGAAMSLREFAELYWEHGGRELKAPMAMEAAFSDPQTDDEHRIQALIAENNALRATKFEQELFKQRARLADAERILETKTTKAATESRRIALDKIDAAARRLADLKRTTLKDADSQIYPGWYAPVMIVQDGRRVVVPMRYRCRLPGWTEQMEREKPGTFNARRDNLRRVWGKLFGHNHGIMVVNRFYENVDQNGKNVVLQFDPQPAQPMLVACLWSRTTIPGEPDLWSFAAITDEPPPEVAATGHDRCIIPIKPEHLDAWLNPNPSDLAAQYAILDDRERPYFEHRLAA; via the coding sequence ATGTGCTATTCGGCCCAGATTGAAGCGGACTACCGGAAGTACGTAAAAATGTTCGGCGCTGCCATGAGTCTCCGGGAGTTCGCGGAGCTGTACTGGGAGCATGGCGGCCGGGAGCTGAAGGCTCCGATGGCAATGGAGGCTGCGTTCTCGGACCCGCAGACCGATGATGAGCACCGCATCCAGGCATTGATTGCTGAAAACAATGCGCTACGCGCAACGAAATTCGAACAGGAGCTTTTCAAGCAGCGCGCGCGGCTTGCCGACGCCGAGCGCATTCTGGAAACGAAGACGACAAAAGCGGCAACCGAAAGCAGGCGGATCGCGCTCGACAAGATCGACGCAGCTGCGCGCCGGCTGGCGGACCTGAAGCGCACTACCTTGAAAGATGCGGATTCGCAGATCTATCCTGGCTGGTATGCCCCAGTGATGATTGTTCAGGACGGCCGCCGCGTCGTCGTGCCGATGCGGTACCGCTGCCGCTTACCGGGCTGGACCGAGCAGATGGAGAGGGAAAAACCGGGGACATTCAACGCCCGGCGAGACAACCTGCGGCGGGTGTGGGGGAAGTTGTTCGGCCACAATCACGGCATCATGGTCGTCAATCGTTTCTACGAGAACGTTGACCAAAACGGGAAGAATGTCGTTTTGCAATTCGATCCGCAGCCTGCGCAACCCATGCTGGTTGCTTGCCTGTGGTCGCGCACAACGATACCGGGTGAGCCTGATCTATGGTCGTTTGCCGCGATCACCGACGAACCGCCGCCGGAAGTCGCGGCTACCGGTCACGATCGCTGCATTATCCCGATCAAACCGGAACACCTCGACGCGTGGCTCAATCCGAATCCATCCGACCTGGCGGCGCAATACGCCATTCTCGATGACCGGGAGCGGCCGTACTTTGAACATCGATTGGCGGCATGA
- a CDS encoding DEAD/DEAH box helicase, whose amino-acid sequence MTASDILAPHLTPGGHLLAVPEDDAPLLADEIRPRLGSSFALGAGHGLLHLGTAEIGRILPPAWAWWRDFAARYVTALCATPEGGDIAVVTPAAKDFDALIADAPPMTGGEYLTPDVLATLWDEINTALHQELATAKVSLQDFLKLRHPAWNLVGRVHFNLAENRKDPESPFAFLATYTSRLSAHGKAQHQPLSQALAEFSGARSKTQLLSLLLPVQRAAEHCDWLREMVDTGEIYHPLRWTPLDAYRFLSDLSKLEAAGIVVRTPGVWQAGRPARPVIRASVGARPPSLLGKDALLDFSMEVSLDGERLSASEVRDLLKGADGLQLIRGRWVEVNNKKLSRLLKRFEAMETAAKTGLSFNEALRLLAGISLDDSDDPADRDWSQLVAGPWLADILQDLRQPEGLAQISPGPELKASLRPYQQAGVRWLYLLTRLGLGACLADDMGLGKTMQVLSLLLVLKRESAEAQPSLLVAPASLLANWAAEAERFAPGLRLLIAHPSVMPAADLRALDAARLADIDLVVTSFGSLLRQPVLGTIQWRVAIVDEAQAIKNPGAKQTRQVKQLHAQSRIALTGTPVENRLSDLWSIFDFTHPGLLGSDKVFANFTRRLAKAEHFGPLRALVQPYILRRLKTDKRVIDDLPDKTELKAWCHLRPSQAALYQRAVKDLAAALEDADGIGRKGVVLSFLMRFKQICNHPSQWLGDGAWKAEDSGKFARLRQLAEVIAAKQEKVLVFTQFRETTEPLAAFLGSIFGREGLVLHGGTPVARRRELVKRFQEDELIPFFVLSLKAGGAGLNLTAASHVIHYDRWWNPAVENQATDRAFRIGQQKNVLVHKFICRGTIEDHIDQLIEVKQQLVKDVLEGGAELLLTEMSDRELLDLVKLDVHAAQEN is encoded by the coding sequence TTGACTGCTTCCGACATTCTTGCGCCGCACCTGACGCCCGGTGGTCACCTGCTTGCGGTTCCAGAGGACGACGCGCCACTATTGGCGGATGAGATACGACCGCGGCTAGGCAGTTCGTTTGCGCTTGGCGCGGGGCATGGCCTGCTGCATCTGGGAACGGCGGAAATCGGCCGCATTTTGCCGCCCGCCTGGGCCTGGTGGCGAGATTTTGCCGCGCGCTATGTCACCGCCTTGTGCGCTACCCCCGAAGGCGGCGACATAGCGGTCGTCACGCCTGCGGCCAAGGATTTCGATGCCTTGATTGCCGATGCGCCGCCAATGACGGGCGGGGAGTATCTGACGCCAGATGTGCTGGCCACGCTGTGGGACGAGATCAATACCGCCCTGCACCAGGAACTGGCGACCGCAAAAGTCTCTCTTCAGGATTTCCTCAAGTTGCGCCACCCGGCCTGGAATCTCGTCGGCCGAGTGCATTTCAACCTCGCGGAGAACCGCAAGGACCCGGAGTCACCGTTCGCCTTCCTTGCGACTTACACCTCGCGCCTATCGGCCCATGGCAAGGCGCAACACCAGCCACTGTCGCAAGCCCTGGCGGAATTTTCTGGAGCCAGAAGCAAGACGCAGCTCCTGTCGCTACTGCTGCCGGTGCAGCGCGCCGCGGAACACTGCGATTGGCTTCGCGAAATGGTGGATACCGGAGAGATATACCATCCGCTGCGCTGGACGCCGCTTGACGCCTATCGCTTTCTCTCGGACCTGTCCAAACTCGAAGCCGCCGGGATTGTCGTACGGACGCCAGGCGTCTGGCAGGCGGGCCGCCCTGCTCGTCCCGTTATAAGAGCGAGCGTCGGAGCAAGACCACCTTCGCTCCTGGGCAAGGACGCGTTGCTCGATTTCAGCATGGAGGTCTCCCTCGACGGCGAGCGTCTCAGCGCCTCCGAGGTCAGGGATCTGCTCAAAGGCGCCGACGGCTTGCAACTCATCCGCGGTCGCTGGGTCGAGGTGAACAACAAAAAGCTCAGTCGCCTCCTGAAGCGATTCGAGGCCATGGAAACGGCAGCGAAAACCGGTCTGTCATTTAATGAGGCGCTACGCCTTCTGGCGGGTATTTCGCTCGACGATAGCGACGACCCCGCTGACCGTGACTGGTCGCAGCTTGTTGCAGGGCCCTGGCTGGCCGACATCTTGCAGGATCTGCGTCAGCCGGAGGGGTTAGCGCAGATCAGCCCGGGACCGGAACTCAAGGCCAGCCTGCGGCCCTACCAACAGGCCGGCGTGCGGTGGTTGTACCTGCTCACCCGACTCGGATTGGGCGCTTGCCTGGCGGACGATATGGGTCTGGGCAAGACCATGCAGGTACTCTCCCTGCTGCTCGTGTTGAAGCGCGAAAGCGCCGAGGCGCAGCCCAGCCTGCTGGTCGCCCCCGCATCGCTGCTGGCCAACTGGGCAGCAGAGGCCGAGCGCTTCGCCCCGGGTTTGCGCCTGCTGATCGCACATCCGTCGGTCATGCCGGCGGCCGATTTGCGTGCACTGGACGCCGCGCGGCTTGCGGACATCGATCTCGTCGTCACCAGCTTTGGCTCGCTTCTTCGCCAGCCGGTACTGGGGACCATCCAATGGCGCGTTGCCATCGTCGATGAAGCGCAGGCGATCAAGAATCCGGGTGCGAAGCAAACGCGACAGGTCAAGCAGCTCCATGCACAATCGCGAATCGCGCTGACTGGCACCCCTGTGGAAAACCGCCTGTCCGATCTGTGGTCCATTTTCGATTTCACCCACCCCGGTTTGCTGGGCTCGGACAAGGTTTTCGCCAACTTTACCAGGCGGCTGGCGAAGGCCGAGCATTTCGGCCCCCTACGCGCGCTCGTACAGCCCTACATCCTGCGCCGCCTGAAGACCGACAAGCGGGTAATCGACGACCTTCCGGACAAAACCGAACTCAAGGCCTGGTGCCACCTGCGCCCGAGCCAGGCGGCGCTTTACCAGCGTGCGGTGAAAGATCTGGCCGCCGCGCTCGAAGATGCCGACGGCATCGGTCGCAAGGGTGTCGTGCTGAGTTTCCTGATGCGCTTTAAACAGATATGCAACCATCCCTCGCAATGGCTGGGCGACGGAGCGTGGAAGGCGGAAGACAGCGGCAAGTTCGCCCGCCTGCGACAGCTGGCCGAAGTCATTGCCGCCAAGCAGGAAAAAGTGCTTGTATTCACCCAGTTCCGCGAGACCACTGAGCCGCTGGCGGCATTTCTGGGTTCAATTTTTGGTCGCGAAGGCCTGGTGCTCCATGGCGGCACTCCGGTAGCCAGGCGCCGCGAACTGGTCAAGAGATTCCAGGAAGATGAGCTGATACCCTTCTTCGTGCTCTCGCTAAAGGCTGGTGGGGCGGGGTTGAATCTCACCGCTGCTTCCCATGTGATCCACTACGACCGCTGGTGGAACCCGGCCGTGGAAAATCAGGCGACTGACCGTGCGTTTCGTATCGGCCAGCAGAAGAACGTCCTGGTGCATAAGTTTATCTGCCGAGGGACGATCGAGGACCATATCGACCAGTTGATCGAAGTGAAGCAGCAATTGGTGAAGGATGTGCTGGAGGGCGGCGCGGAACTCCTGCTCACCGAGATGAGCGATCGCGAATTGCTCGATCTCGTCAAGCTCGATGTTCATGCCGCGCAAGAAAATTAA
- a CDS encoding BrnT family toxin: protein MQIEFDPLKDQINQGKHGVSLAMAEAFEMGVALVWRDDRFDYSEERFTALGPIGDRIYSLAFTMRGETLRAISLRKANRREVLKYVDEA from the coding sequence ATGCAAATCGAATTCGACCCGCTCAAAGACCAAATCAATCAGGGGAAGCACGGCGTTTCGCTGGCGATGGCCGAAGCATTCGAGATGGGTGTCGCGCTAGTGTGGCGCGATGACCGGTTCGACTACAGCGAAGAACGATTCACCGCTCTCGGCCCGATCGGCGATCGTATCTATTCGCTTGCATTCACCATGCGCGGCGAAACGCTGCGTGCAATCAGTCTGCGCAAAGCTAACCGTAGAGAGGTGCTTAAATATGTCGACGAAGCGTAA